CTAAAACCTGGTATAGTGCTCTCATGTCCGCCTCATCGGCGGGGTATACCAGCCTTGTTGGCTGGCGCGCCGACGAGGCACATTGCGGGTTCGTCTAACGGTAGGACCGCGCCCTCTGGAGGCGTGTATCCTGGTTCGAATCCAGGACCCGCAGCCCTTCTTCGCTTCGCTCATTAGGTCATTCTGATTCTGAGAGTCATCAGACTCGATGCGGCCTTCGGCCAATATATGATGGGCGAAGAAGGTCCTGAGGCATTTAGCCGAAGGAATCTTTATTCAGTGTCTGCGTTTCTTCGCTAAGCTCGGAATCTTCGACCCATCATGGATAATACAAAAAAATCGAAGTCACTGAGGCCGTTCAGGCTCTGAGAACCTTCAGGCTCGAAGAGAGTAAAACGACGAAGTGCGACATATGAAATTCTACATCTATATCGTTGAGTGCGTAGATCAATCGTTGTATGTTGGATGCACTAATGATTTGGTAAAACGCATAAAACAGCACAACAAATCAAAGTGGGGTGCTCACTACACAAAAATCAGAAGACCAGTTGAGTTAAAGTATTCTGAAACAT
This window of the Patescibacteria group bacterium genome carries:
- a CDS encoding GIY-YIG nuclease family protein → MKFYIYIVECVDQSLYVGCTNDLVKRIKQHNKSKWGAHYTKIRRPVELKYSETFANLKDARKREREIKGWRREKKLTLIESGTPKL